In Planctomycetia bacterium, the genomic window CGCCAGTATGATTTGTCAGGGTGTCGTTCGCCACTGCCGGCCGCGGTATGATACGACCTATGAAAACCTCGCTCATCCGAGCACGTCTAGAGTTGCACGGCTCGGTTTTCAATTGCTCATCGCGCGCTGTCTTGTCCTCCGTTGTCGAATCAAGGAACAAGGTGCGCGGTCAGGTCGAATTCCTGGTTATCGATCGCAAACCTCCTGCTCCGTCCATCTTGAGTCGCGCATGACCAAACGACCTTCACACCATTCGCAGCATGCAATTCACCTTGATACCTCCCCTCGCCCGTCGTCGGCACCGCTGCCTGCCGACGTTGCCACGCGGCTGCTTCGCCCGAGGCGGTTTCGGCGCGGCCGGCGGATGCTCGCGGCGCGGTTGATGGCGCTGCTGTTGATTGCCGTCTGTTCGGCGGGCGGCTGCGCGCGACAGTCGGCACCGGCCGCGCCGGACGAACTATCTATGGTTGAGCAAATCGCCGCCGTGCGGGCCGGGCGAAGCGACCGAATTACTTGTGATCAGACGCCTCTCGACAGCGACACCGAAGACGGCCGAAGCCGACTCGACGCGTTGGCCGGCTTGCTTACGCTGCGCGTGTTGCAGCTCGATCACTCCGACAATCGCCTCGCGATGGCCGATGCGGCCCGCTTGCTCGCGCTCCCCGAGTTGGGTCACATTCGTTTGCGCGGCGTGCCGGTCGATGACGCGACAATGGCCGGCATTCCAACGACATCGAAGCTGCGGATCGTCAACTTGCCGAATGCCGATCTGACCGACGCAGGGTTCGCTGCCCTGCAACGATTGCCGCAGCTGGAGCAATTGCGGCTGCGCAGTCCGCGTGTCAGCGGCGCCGGTTTACAGGCATTGAAGACATTCCCCTCACTGCTGCGGCTGCACTTGATCGATGTGCCGGTCACCGACGCCGGTCTGCGCGCGTTTCACGAGTTACCGAAATTGCAGTCACTGTATCTGGATGGCGCTACCGTCAGCGACGCTGCCTACGATGCGCTCTTCGTAGCCAGACCCGATTTGCACGTTCATCTCAATCAGCGACATCACGATCGCGATCCTCATCATCACCCGCACGCTGACGCCGGGAAATCGTAACCCGGGGGAAATTCGTCGGCCGGCGGCGCTCGCAACCGGCCTGCGCAGCAGTTACCATACGACATCGTCGCGGGTGGGCCGAGTGCGCCTGCCGTGGGCGATGCGTTGCGGCGGCCGTGTCGTTCGACAGATGCGCGTCGCCTAGCTAATCGTTATGAGTTGGGAGATTTGTCGCCATGCCTCGGCCTACAGTTCGGAAGCTCGTCATCGGTTCGGTCGTGGGAACGCTGTTGATCGGCGCCGTGATCGCTTGGTCGCCTACGGCTTGGTCGCTACTGCGGGAGCCCAAGGCGGCGACCGACATGACGGCGAAGGCCGATGCTTTCCTCGCGTCGCTCGACGCAGGACGGCGCGAGAAGGCCACGATGGCCTACGACAACGCGGCCCGCACCGACTGGCATTTCATTCCCAAGCCGACGCGCAAAGGTCTGCAAATACGTGACATGGACCAAGCTCAGCGCCAGACGGCGCTCGCCCTGTTGCGGGCCTCGCTCAGCCAGACCGGTTACGACAAAGCCGCGAAGATCATGGAGCTCGAACTGCTGCTGGCAGAACTCGAAAAGACCCGCGTCGGTGGTCCGCTGCGCGATGCCGAGCGGTATTACTTCACGGTGTTCGGCAAGCCGACGGCCGCCGGTCGTTGGGGGCTCAGCATCGAAGGGCATCACCTGTCGTTGAACTTCACGGTCGACGCCGGCCGTGTGGTCAGCTCGACGCCGACCGTGTACGCCACGAATCCGGCGGTCGTGAAGGCGAGCGCCGTGCCGCAGATCAAAGTCGGCACGCGCGTGCTGGCCCTCGAAGAGACGCTGGCGTTCGACCTGTTGCGCTCGCTCACCGCCGAGCAGCGGAAGGGAGCGATCATTGCCGAGAAGGCCCCGGCCGAGATTCGTGCCGCCGGCGAACCCCAGCCACCGCAAGATACGGCCGTCGGTTTGGCCGCCGCTCAGTTGACCTCTGCGCAATCCACGACGCTGCGCCAGTTGCTCGATGTCTATGCCGGGAACCTTCCGGAAGACGTGGCCGAGGCGCGGCTGGCGGCCATTGATCAGGCGGGCTTCGAGAAGATCAAATTCGCTTGGGCCGGCGCCGATACCGAAGGGATCGGCCATTACTATCGCGTGCAAGGCCCGACGTTCTTGATCGAGTTCGTCAACGTCCAGCCCGACGCGGCCGGCAACCCGGCGAATCACATCCACTCGATCTGGCGTGACATGGCCGGCGACTTCGCGATTGCCGGCAAGAAGTAGAGCATTCTCAGCCGTTTTCGTTCGATCAAGTGACCGCAGACGTCGTACCGGTACTCGATCGGCCGCGTGATCGTGCCCGCGTTGTTCTTGAAGAGGACCACGGCCATGCGGTTGCGTTGGTCACACTGGTACTCGACGACGTGGTCGTAGTCCAGGTCCGACGATTTTCTTGTCTTCGAGATGCGATTCCCTTCGGCGTCGTACCCGTAGATTGACCGGCGCCCACCGTCAGGGCGACCACGACTTACCAACCCATAGAACTTTGTTGACAAGTGAACGCAATCCGGTCCATCATTAAGATCCTTCCTCCTGCCGCAGCCCCGTTGCGGCCCCGCCGAAAGAATGCCCTGTCGATCCTGCTTGCGAGAGTCCCTCCACGGCTATGTGTCGCTTTCTCGCTACGATCCTGTTGCTCCTCGCGGCCCCGGCTATGAGTCGAGCCGCAGAGCCATTGAAGCCATTTCCGGCGAATGCAGTGCCGTTGGATTTCGAGAAGGACGTCCGGCCGATTTTTCAGGCCCGCTGCCTCGCTTGTCACGGCGGCGAAACACAGAAGGCCGATCTCGATTTGCGGAACAAAGCCGCGATGCTACGCGGCGGCGAAACGGGCCCGGCGATCGGCGGATCGGCGGAGAAGAGCTTGCTCTGGGAGAAGATCGCCGGCGATGAGATGCCGCCGGGCGATGTGAAACTCACCCCGGCCGAAAAGAAAGTCGTTCGCTCTTGGCTCGACGCCGGAGCGCACACCGCCGCGGCTTCTGCCGCCGAAACCTCAGACGAAATCAGCCCAGTGAGCGACGCCGAGCGGCAGTTCTGGGCGTTTCGCAAGCCGACCCGGCCGGCAGTCCCCACGATCCGCAACTTCGCCCAGGTCCGCAACCCGATCGATGCGTTTCTCTTGAGCGAACTCGAGAAGCAAGGTCTCGGCTATTCGCCCGAAGCTGAACGCGCGATATTGCTCCGTCGGGCCTATCTCGACCTCACCGGCCTCCCCCCTGCTCCGCAAGACGTCGATGCGTTTCTCGCCGACAAACGGCCCGACGCCTACGAGCGGCTCATCGACAAACTCCTCGCCAGCGAGCGGTACGGCGAGCGCTGGGGCCGGCACTGGCTCGACCTCGCCGGCTATGCCGACTCCGAAGGAATCCTTTCAGCCGACTACGTGCGCTCGGCGGCTTGGCGCTATCGCGACTACGTTATCCGCGCCTTCAATGCCGACAAGCCGTACGATCGGTTTCTCAAAGAGCAGATCGCCGGCGACGAGTTGGTCGACTACTGGACGGTTCGGCGCACGCGCCAAGTGCTAGGCCCCGAAGTCGTCGAAGCGCTCACCGCTACGGGGTTTCTCCGCTGCGCGTCCGACACCAGCCGACCCGACTTCGCCGCCATCAAGAACGCGCCGGGCTACTACTACCAAACTCTCGATGACACGCTGAAGATCGTCGCCTCGACCACACTCGGCCTCACGGTCGAGTGCGCAAAGTGCCATAGCCACAAGTACGACCCGATCCCGCAGACCGATTACTATCGGCTACAAGCCGTGTTCATGAGCGGCTACCGACCGTCTCAATGGATTCCGCAAGTACAGCGCAAGTTGTTCGAGGCGACCGACTCGCAAGAGAAGGAAGCCGCGGCGCACAACGCCAAAGTCGACGCCGCGATCGAGCCCCTACGCAAAGAACTCGCAGCCCTCCGGAAGCAATTCGGCGACCAGCTCTTCGCCGCCCGGCTCGCGAAGCTCCCGGAAGCGATTCGCGACGACGTGCGCGCGGCGGTCGATGTCGAGGCCGCCAAGCGCAGCGAAGTGCAAAAGTATCTCGCCGAGAAATTCGCGAAGGAACTCCGGCCCGACGTTAAAACGCTCTCGAAGCTGCTTGCCGATACCTATCCGGACTACGGCAAGCAATCCACGGCGATCGACTTGCGCATCAAAGGCGAAGAAGCGAAACGCCGCACGTTTCCCGAGATTCGCGCGTTCTACGATCTGCCGGGCGAAGCGAAAACGCCGCTCCTGCGCCGCGGCGACTACACGACTCCCGGCCGCGAAGTTTCGCCGGGCATCCTCTCCGTCCTGGCAACGGCCAAGCCGTTCGCTTGGAAATCTCCGGGCAAAGACGCCCCCACCAGCGGCCGCCGGCTCGCGCTGGCCCAGTGGCTCACCGAGCCCGACCATCCGCTGACGAGCCGTGTCCTCGTCAATCGCCTCTGGCTGCATCACTTCGGCCAAGGGCTCGTCGCCACACCCGACAATTTCGGCAACAAAGGCTCACGGCCCAGTCATCCGGAGTTGCTCGATTGGCTTGCCACCGAGTTTTCCGCGCACGGCTGGAGCATCAAGCAGATGCATCGGCTCATCATGACCTCGAGCGCCTATCGTCAGTCGTGCACCGCCGCCGGCGCGGGCTGCGAGATCGATCCCGACAACAAACTCCTTTGGCGGCAACGACTCCGCCGGCTCGAGGCCGAGGCGCTGCGCGATTCGGTCCTCGCCGTGTCCGGCGCGCTGAACCTCGAAATGTACGGCGAACCCGTGCCGATGCAGCCGCGCGGCGACGGGGTCGGCGTTCCCGACGGTCCGCCTGGCTTGCGGCGTTCCGTCTACTTGCAAGTGCGTCGCTCGCAACCGCTGACGTTCCTACAAGTGTTCGATCAACCGGTTATGGAAACCAACTGTACGGCCCGCGGCGTCTCGACCGTGGCGTCGCAGGCTCTTACGCTTCTCAATAGCTCGTTCCTCATCGAGCAAGCCAAGGCGCTGGCCGCGCGCGTCGATAAAGAAGGGGGTGATCATCCACTCGACTACGCCATGCGGTTCGCATTTGCCCGCCGCCCGACCGAGAAGGAACGGGCCGTACTCGCGGCGTTTCTCTCCAAGCAAGCGCAGCATCACCTTCCCTCGGCCGGCACGATCGGCCCCGAGCAGCGTGAAAACGCCCGACGCTGGGCGCTCGACGATCTCTGTCACATGCTTTTAAGCGCGAACGAATTCGCCTACGTGGAGTAACCCTCATGCCGCTTCGCGAACCGTCGGCGTCTTACGAATCGCAGCGCACGAGCCGGCGCGAAATACTTGCGCGTCTCGGCGGCGGCTTTGGCGGCTTGGCCCTGTCGGCGCTCATGGGAGGCGATCTTCGCGCAGAGGCCGTGCCCGAAGCGGCCCGCTACAATCTCACGCCGAAGCCGAGTCATTTTCCGGGCAAAGCGAAGTCGGTCATCCAACTTTTCATGCACGGCGGCCCGAGCCACGTCGACCTCTACGATCCCAAGCCGATGCTCTCGAAGTTCGACGGCAAGGCGCCCCCCGCCGAAGTCGTCGACGATGAAAAGCTCACCGGCAATTTGCTCGGCAGCCCGTTCAAGTTTCGCCGTTGCGGGCAATCCGGCATCGAACTCTCCGAGACGTTGCCCCATCTCGCCGCGCATGCCGACGACATCGCCGTCATCCGCTCGATGTACACGATCCATCGCAACCATGAGCAAGCACTCTGGATGTCGCATACCGGAATGATCGTCTCCGGTCGGCCCAGCATCGGCTCGTGGATCGCCTACGGGCTGGGGAGCGAGAACCAAGACCTGCCGGCTTACGTCGTCCTCCCCGAGCCGGGCCTCCCCGTCGACGGAATCCGGAATTGGTCGAGCGGTTGGATGCCGCCCCTTTATCAAGGAACTTCGTTCCGCTCCTCCGGCACGCCGGTCTTGCACCTCACACCCGATCGGCCTCGCACCGCCGGCGTCGAAGCGGGACGCTTCGACTTATTGCGTGAACTCAATGCGGAGCATCGCGCCCGCCTCCCGGGCGAACTGGAGCTCGACGCGCGGATCAGCAGTTTCGAGTTGGCTGCGCGAATGCAGCTTTCCGCGACCGATGCCCTCGACATCGCCCGTGAATCGGCGACGACTCGTAAACTCTACGGCCTCGACAACCCGACGACCGAATCGTACGGCCGGCGCTGCCTCATGGCGCGCCGGCTCGTCGAGCGCGGAGTCCGCTTCGTGCAGCTCTTCCTCTCGGGCCAGCCCTGGGACACGCACAACAACAACACGGCCGGCGTGCGGACCCAATGCGAGAGGACCGATCTCCCTGTCGCCGGCCTGCTAGTCGACCTGAAGCAGCGCGGCCTGCTCGATTCGACGCTCCTAATTTGGGGGGGCGAGTTCGGGCGCACGCCCGGCGCTCAAGGGCGCGACGGCCGCGATCATCATCCGTACGGCTACAGCATCTGGATGGCCGGCGGTGGAATCAAAGGGGGCCAAACCTACGGCGCGACCGACGACTTCGGCTATCGCGCCGTGGTCGATCGGGTGAGCCTCGCCGATCTCCATGCTACGGTCTTGCACCAATTAGGGCTCGACTATCGGAAGCTCTGGTTCCCTCGCCACGGCCGCGAAGAACGCCTGACCGACGTGGCGAAGCCGCAGATTCTCACGCGATTACTCGCGTGAGAGTTCGTGGTTCGCCGTGCCCCTGACAACACGTAGAAATCGATCTCGCTCGGAACCTGCATGACATCCGTAGCGGATTTACGAGAGCACGCCGATCATAGAAGCGAGGCACCTCAACAGTGCGCCGCTAGGGCCGATGGAGGGCGGGAGTCACAAAGTTTACGCCGGCTCGCGGAATGCTTTGCTGCGAAGCATCCAGCACGGGCGGCGTATCGCTCCAGACTTGTTCCGAGGAGGCCATCCGATAGCCGCAATTATACAACCGTTGCATTTCGCCTTGATCGAAAGACAAGCTGTCGCCGCTGAGTTGCATGTCTTGTGGAATAGCCGTCACTCGAAAATCCATCCCGGTCAATAAGGTCAACGTATAGACTCGAATCAAGTCATTGAGGGTTTGGGCGTAGGTCAACGCGCCGAGAGCGCTACCGGCAATCTTGACGGCGCGGTCGTTCACGCATTTCGGGTCAGGGAAATACTTTCCGGCGACGATGATATAGACCCGCGATCCGGCTAGCGGTGCCTTTCCCGAACTCGATTGCGACTTATCGAATTGGAGCATCGAAGCGCGAAAAAACACTTGGGCCGTCGTGCCCCCGTCGACGTGCTTCTCCGTATAACGACAGCCGTCGATGGTGATGTCGATGCTCACTGGTGGAAAGAAACCCGGTACCGAAGCCGAGGCGAGAATGATATTACGGTATAGCGGGAGAGCATCGCGTTGCCCGCTCGAAGCGATAGCGCCCATATCCCAGATGACAAGTCGACCCGTGTCGAGATTGGTCGTACCGATATAGAGTCGCCTTCCTTCGGCGTGCGCTGCGGCCACTTCGCATAGTAGCCGAGGAGTGATTTGCGCGTCGATCAGTTGTTTAAGCGGCTCCGAGGAAGCGAACGAATCGGACCAAAGGACGGCCGGTTTGAACCGTTTGCGGTAGATGTCGGCCTGGCTCGTCGTGGTGTAAAACGCCCGCAGCGACGTATCGTACTCCGATCCCAAAAATGCGTAGGTCGCAATGAGCGCTCCGGTGCTTACGCCGCTGACGATGTCGAGCTTGGGCCGCAGGCCGCTTGCGGTCCATCCGTTGATCACCCCGGCGGAAAACGCTCCGTAACTTCCACCGCCCGACAGAGCGAGGACGTTGTATTTCTCAAGCGGTTCGCCTTGATCGGCTACGACGTTCGACTTTAAGCGAGCCAGCGAAGCGGAATATGCGTCACGTTGGGCGGCATAATCGTTGTCTGCCGTCGAGTTAAGATCGATGGTAGATTCCGGAGACAGTAATCCCGCCGGAACGCAATTGCGCGGATGCTGAGCGCAGCCGCTGCCTGTCGCGCACAGAAGCGCTAAGAGAATTCGGCAGTACAAGTGCCGGTGCGTCGCGACAGCGGACATGATTCATTCCGGTGGGGGCCGCACGAACGCGACCATAACCCATGTCGCAACCGCATCGTCCGTCGGAAACATACCCGCGAAATATCGTACGTGCCGTACGCCCCACGGCATTATTCCGAATTGCTGCAGACCGTCGCCTCCTCAATGCCGGACGACTCCGACTTCTTACCCAGACGGCACAGATTACGTTGCAACGAGGCCGGGCTATGGCGTTCGCCGGATAACGCTGAGGGTCGAAATCGAACCGCTCGGTGCTTGCGAACGGAAAATACAACTGGGTGGCGGTTTCTACTGCGTTGTCCCTGCCGGCGATGAGGAAGTTCTTGCGATCGATGGCCAGGCAGCGGACGGAAGTTAGCAAATTCTTAGCCCGGAGCTCGCCGATCTCGGCGCGCATCTTCACCGCGCGGATCGCCGCCCTTGATCCAGTCGCGAACCGTCCGAACGATGACAGACCGATCATGCTCGTGATCGATCGTGAGGGGATTACAGGCGCAGAAGTGATGCTGGATCGACATTGAACTATCCGACCCGATGGGGAGATGAACCTTGAGCTCTTGATTCGCTGCTCATCTTCATCGAACAGAACCGTGCCGCAAAAGGTTGTGACGGACCAACCCTCTCAGGGCTGATCGGCCTTCAGGATGGGATTCGCCGGATGTTTGCGAGCCGCGTGCGGCGTGAAGGCGATACGCGACTTCTCTTGAACCAGTTGTTGATCGATGCACAACTGACTTCGCGAGCCGACGTCGACGGTGGTTATTTACTGCGTGACGAGCGTACTCCCGGGACAACAGGCGGCGGCATGAGCGAGGGTGAGAACAACGAGCTGATAAGGTTTCATCTTCCGTTTTCCGAAGAACTCATAAAAGGTCCGTCGACGAATCCATCGCAAGACAAGTTGCCTTCATCAATCTGCGTCTCGGGAGTCGTTTACACGCTAATGCTTGCGAAACTGCGTGAAAGCCTGATGCATGGCTTCGGCCAATAGTGCGCCATCGTTCGCATAGACGACCAAACGGGCTCCCTGTTTAATCGTTCGTTCGGCTTGTTCCCGTTTCCCGAACCAACACCCTGCGGCGATATGGGAACGGCTCACTACATCGATGATTCGTTGCAGCATGGCGATGAGTTCGGGGTGATTGTACTCGTTAGGAATTCCCATGCTGGTCGTGAGATCGTTCGGGCCGACGAAGACGGCGTTGACGCCGGGCACTGCGCAAATCTTTTCGAGGTTTTTCACGCCGCGAACCGATTCGATCATCGGAATAAAGACGGTGTTCGCGCAGCGTTCGTTCGTCACGTAGTTGCGAGTCTTCTCGCTGGGCCATTTGCCTTCGGACAAGACGCGATCAAGTGCTTCGCCTTTCAGCGGTCGATAAACTGCTGCGGCGGCGAGTCGACGGCAATGTTCCACATCTTCGACATAGGGCACGACCACGCCATCGTAGGAGTCGCACACCTTCGACACATCATCAAGCTCGCGGCTATGGCTCCGCGCAAGGCAGGCGATGCCTTTCAATGCCAGCGCATAACGCACCGGCAAGAACTCGGCGAGGTCCAGCGCGTTGTGCTCCGCCGTGACGATCACGAAGTCGAGAGCGCCTTCAGGAATCACATCGACGATCGCCGGATTAATCGAATGTTGGAAGAACGTGCCGTACACGGCTTCGCCGCGGAGCATCTTTTCTTTCAGTGACTTGCCGAGCTTAGGGAAGGGCATGAGG contains:
- a CDS encoding DUF1501 domain-containing protein; translation: MPLREPSASYESQRTSRREILARLGGGFGGLALSALMGGDLRAEAVPEAARYNLTPKPSHFPGKAKSVIQLFMHGGPSHVDLYDPKPMLSKFDGKAPPAEVVDDEKLTGNLLGSPFKFRRCGQSGIELSETLPHLAAHADDIAVIRSMYTIHRNHEQALWMSHTGMIVSGRPSIGSWIAYGLGSENQDLPAYVVLPEPGLPVDGIRNWSSGWMPPLYQGTSFRSSGTPVLHLTPDRPRTAGVEAGRFDLLRELNAEHRARLPGELELDARISSFELAARMQLSATDALDIARESATTRKLYGLDNPTTESYGRRCLMARRLVERGVRFVQLFLSGQPWDTHNNNTAGVRTQCERTDLPVAGLLVDLKQRGLLDSTLLIWGGEFGRTPGAQGRDGRDHHPYGYSIWMAGGGIKGGQTYGATDDFGYRAVVDRVSLADLHATVLHQLGLDYRKLWFPRHGREERLTDVAKPQILTRLLA
- a CDS encoding DUF3500 domain-containing protein → MPRPTVRKLVIGSVVGTLLIGAVIAWSPTAWSLLREPKAATDMTAKADAFLASLDAGRREKATMAYDNAARTDWHFIPKPTRKGLQIRDMDQAQRQTALALLRASLSQTGYDKAAKIMELELLLAELEKTRVGGPLRDAERYYFTVFGKPTAAGRWGLSIEGHHLSLNFTVDAGRVVSSTPTVYATNPAVVKASAVPQIKVGTRVLALEETLAFDLLRSLTAEQRKGAIIAEKAPAEIRAAGEPQPPQDTAVGLAAAQLTSAQSTTLRQLLDVYAGNLPEDVAEARLAAIDQAGFEKIKFAWAGADTEGIGHYYRVQGPTFLIEFVNVQPDAAGNPANHIHSIWRDMAGDFAIAGKK
- a CDS encoding PSD1 and planctomycete cytochrome C domain-containing protein, whose protein sequence is MSRAAEPLKPFPANAVPLDFEKDVRPIFQARCLACHGGETQKADLDLRNKAAMLRGGETGPAIGGSAEKSLLWEKIAGDEMPPGDVKLTPAEKKVVRSWLDAGAHTAAASAAETSDEISPVSDAERQFWAFRKPTRPAVPTIRNFAQVRNPIDAFLLSELEKQGLGYSPEAERAILLRRAYLDLTGLPPAPQDVDAFLADKRPDAYERLIDKLLASERYGERWGRHWLDLAGYADSEGILSADYVRSAAWRYRDYVIRAFNADKPYDRFLKEQIAGDELVDYWTVRRTRQVLGPEVVEALTATGFLRCASDTSRPDFAAIKNAPGYYYQTLDDTLKIVASTTLGLTVECAKCHSHKYDPIPQTDYYRLQAVFMSGYRPSQWIPQVQRKLFEATDSQEKEAAAHNAKVDAAIEPLRKELAALRKQFGDQLFAARLAKLPEAIRDDVRAAVDVEAAKRSEVQKYLAEKFAKELRPDVKTLSKLLADTYPDYGKQSTAIDLRIKGEEAKRRTFPEIRAFYDLPGEAKTPLLRRGDYTTPGREVSPGILSVLATAKPFAWKSPGKDAPTSGRRLALAQWLTEPDHPLTSRVLVNRLWLHHFGQGLVATPDNFGNKGSRPSHPELLDWLATEFSAHGWSIKQMHRLIMTSSAYRQSCTAAGAGCEIDPDNKLLWRQRLRRLEAEALRDSVLAVSGALNLEMYGEPVPMQPRGDGVGVPDGPPGLRRSVYLQVRRSQPLTFLQVFDQPVMETNCTARGVSTVASQALTLLNSSFLIEQAKALAARVDKEGGDHPLDYAMRFAFARRPTEKERAVLAAFLSKQAQHHLPSAGTIGPEQRENARRWALDDLCHMLLSANEFAYVE
- a CDS encoding patatin-like phospholipase family protein codes for the protein MSAVATHRHLYCRILLALLCATGSGCAQHPRNCVPAGLLSPESTIDLNSTADNDYAAQRDAYSASLARLKSNVVADQGEPLEKYNVLALSGGGSYGAFSAGVINGWTASGLRPKLDIVSGVSTGALIATYAFLGSEYDTSLRAFYTTTSQADIYRKRFKPAVLWSDSFASSEPLKQLIDAQITPRLLCEVAAAHAEGRRLYIGTTNLDTGRLVIWDMGAIASSGQRDALPLYRNIILASASVPGFFPPVSIDITIDGCRYTEKHVDGGTTAQVFFRASMLQFDKSQSSSGKAPLAGSRVYIIVAGKYFPDPKCVNDRAVKIAGSALGALTYAQTLNDLIRVYTLTLLTGMDFRVTAIPQDMQLSGDSLSFDQGEMQRLYNCGYRMASSEQVWSDTPPVLDASQQSIPRAGVNFVTPALHRP